A single window of Ignavibacteriota bacterium DNA harbors:
- a CDS encoding PhzF family phenazine biosynthesis protein encodes MKLKLFQVDAFTSKVFQGNPAAVVPLENWLDDLTMQNIAAENNLAETAFFVNENDGYRIRWFTPASEVDLCGHATLASSYVLFNLLNYSDNIIEFNSRSGKLIVTKECDLISLNFPSRNPQKINFNEILTDALGKKPTEVFFDKSTICVFDDEEIVKNLSPRINDFLKLKTHGVIITAKGNDVDFVSRFFAPDVGIDEDPVTGYAHTLLIPLWSKKLNKTILSAKQVSKRGGELFCEYLGDRVKISGNAVLYLEGEITI; translated from the coding sequence ATGAAATTAAAACTATTTCAAGTCGATGCATTTACAAGTAAAGTGTTTCAAGGAAATCCTGCGGCAGTTGTTCCATTGGAAAATTGGTTGGATGACTTAACAATGCAGAATATTGCAGCAGAAAATAATCTTGCAGAAACTGCTTTTTTTGTAAATGAGAATGACGGATATAGAATTCGCTGGTTTACCCCGGCTAGTGAAGTAGATCTGTGCGGACACGCAACATTAGCTTCTTCTTATGTTCTCTTCAATTTATTAAATTACTCTGATAATATTATTGAATTTAATTCGCGCAGCGGAAAATTAATTGTAACCAAAGAATGTGATTTAATAAGTTTAAATTTCCCATCAAGAAATCCACAGAAAATTAATTTTAATGAAATTTTAACAGATGCATTAGGCAAAAAGCCAACTGAAGTTTTTTTTGATAAATCAACTATTTGTGTTTTTGACGATGAAGAAATAGTGAAAAATCTTTCACCAAGAATAAATGACTTTTTAAAACTCAAAACTCATGGAGTAATTATAACCGCTAAAGGAAATGATGTGGATTTTGTTTCGCGTTTTTTTGCTCCTGATGTTGGTATTGATGAAGATCCAGTAACAGGTTATGCACACACATTGTTAATACCATTATGGTCAAAAAAATTAAATAAGACAATACTTAGCGCAAAACAGGTTTCTAAAAGAGGCGGTGAATTATTTTGTGAATATTTAGGTGATAGAGTAAAAATCAGCGGAAATGCAGTTCTATATTTAGAAGGTGAAATTACAATTTAA